In Alteracholeplasma palmae J233, a single genomic region encodes these proteins:
- a CDS encoding ABC transporter permease — protein sequence MYNIFELTKRNIKIYLRDKTAVFFSFLSVIIMLLLYFLFLNNMYTQGFDAFDITDKQKTFLATSQMMAGILVINTLTLSLGIMGNMVSDLEHHKIDSFLVTPVKRYKIFLSYYLSAVIVTFVLTLIMWILTILYLLVSTGYIYDFSTILEITLLLLVYTFISSSIMVLLVSFIKSANAFGAVSGVLGTFVGFVSGIYMPLAILPKAVSYISSLIPFTHMTTLLKQKMLEKPFSLIIDKMNPEAVSEMKNAYGVNDIGIFGLNISSSVLIICSIGLSVILFGLTIYRLSKKDK from the coding sequence ATGTATAATATTTTTGAATTAACTAAAAGAAATATAAAAATATATTTAAGAGATAAAACGGCTGTATTCTTCTCGTTTTTATCAGTTATTATCATGTTATTGCTATATTTCTTATTTTTAAACAATATGTATACTCAAGGATTTGACGCTTTTGATATAACAGATAAACAAAAAACATTTTTAGCAACAAGCCAAATGATGGCTGGAATCTTAGTTATTAATACATTGACTTTATCATTAGGAATCATGGGAAATATGGTAAGTGATTTAGAACACCACAAAATAGATTCATTTTTAGTTACTCCAGTAAAAAGATATAAGATATTTTTAAGTTATTATTTATCTGCTGTAATTGTTACATTTGTTTTAACCTTAATTATGTGGATTCTAACGATTTTATATTTATTGGTGTCAACAGGCTATATTTATGATTTTTCTACTATTTTAGAAATTACGCTATTATTATTAGTTTATACATTCATATCTTCATCTATTATGGTTCTTTTAGTAAGTTTTATTAAAAGTGCAAATGCTTTTGGGGCAGTTTCTGGAGTCCTAGGAACGTTTGTTGGTTTTGTTTCAGGTATCTATATGCCTTTAGCAATCTTGCCAAAAGCAGTTAGTTATATATCCAGCCTGATTCCGTTTACGCATATGACAACATTGCTCAAACAAAAAATGTTAGAAAAACCATTTAGTTTGATTATAGATAAGATGAATCCTGAAGCAGTTTCTGAAATGAAAAATGCGTACGGAGTAAATGATATCGGTATTTTTGGACTTAATATTAGTTCTAGTGTATTAATTATTTGTTCAATTGGACTTTCTGTTATATTGTTTGGATTAACCATATATAGACTTTCAAAGAAGGATAAATAA
- a CDS encoding substrate-binding domain-containing protein produces the protein MKKILAAFLLLLGIITLTACTVEEPSNGGGDNETPPTQTDSEIQGYTRDSSSGTREAFFDIIGLPKTHSETTVAKVQESSSNGDMINKVKNDVNGIGYISLSSLDGSGLKGLKFQGVEATEDNVLNNTYELKRPFNYITKVSDESTESKLVEAFIAFINTQEGKKTIQDNGGIVEIKASDKKWSDIKSEYTITTQDNSAITIKFGGSTSVEKIAKALSGQFKALAGNFQVEHNHTGSGDAYKRTQGSEKDGANAVHIGFLSRNFGSSEANRAENTSGILAWDAVVAVVHTNNKLTNISASNLKAIFSGIRKNW, from the coding sequence ATGAAAAAAATCTTAGCAGCTTTTCTTTTATTATTAGGAATAATCACATTGACTGCTTGTACAGTTGAAGAACCATCAAATGGTGGTGGAGATAATGAAACACCTCCAACACAAACAGATTCAGAAATTCAAGGTTACACAAGAGATAGTTCATCAGGGACAAGAGAAGCGTTCTTTGATATTATAGGACTTCCAAAAACTCATTCAGAAACGACTGTAGCGAAAGTTCAAGAATCATCTTCAAATGGAGATATGATTAACAAGGTTAAAAATGATGTTAATGGTATTGGATATATTTCACTTTCATCATTAGATGGTAGTGGACTTAAAGGATTAAAATTCCAAGGCGTTGAAGCAACAGAAGATAATGTATTAAACAATACATATGAATTGAAAAGACCATTTAACTATATTACAAAAGTATCAGATGAATCAACAGAATCAAAATTAGTAGAAGCATTTATCGCATTTATCAACACACAAGAAGGTAAGAAAACAATCCAAGATAATGGTGGGATTGTAGAAATTAAGGCAAGTGATAAAAAATGGAGCGACATAAAGTCGGAATACACTATCACAACACAAGATAATTCAGCAATTACTATTAAGTTTGGTGGATCAACATCAGTTGAAAAAATAGCTAAAGCACTAAGTGGACAATTTAAAGCACTAGCAGGAAACTTCCAAGTAGAACATAATCATACTGGATCAGGAGATGCTTATAAGAGAACACAAGGATCAGAAAAAGATGGAGCTAATGCAGTTCATATCGGATTCTTATCAAGAAACTTTGGTTCAAGTGAAGCAAATAGAGCAGAAAATACATCAGGTATCTTAGCCTGGGATGCAGTAGTAGCTGTTGTTCATACTAATAATAAATTAACTAATATTAGTGCTTCAAACTTAAAAGCTATTTTCTCAGGAATTAGAAAGAATTGGTAA
- the pstC gene encoding phosphate ABC transporter permease subunit PstC: MQEERLALFKKKKKITDIVVRSILLLATIISASIVILIVIQIASRGLRPFFAFYDFDGPTGLIKVKLNFFEFISGTQYIQPVYQIGFIIINTIFTVAIAVLLAIPIAVLTSLYIAKIAPKWASVLLTTVVEMLAAVPSIIYGMFGSGFIAKGVQSFARLFGREIGLNSLLTTILVLMIMVLPTITMMSTLAIKSVSKETEQGSLALGVTPTKTYFKVTIKAAKSGIFAGIILAIGRALGEATAVSLVSGNTGKGPNFDLFGPTRTLTSTILSGLKETSGFDYDVRFSIGLVLIVIILVSNIALNSVKKRMSRYEK; this comes from the coding sequence ATGCAAGAAGAACGATTGGCATTATTTAAGAAAAAAAAGAAAATTACGGATATCGTTGTTAGAAGTATTTTACTTCTAGCAACGATTATTTCCGCTTCTATAGTTATCTTAATTGTTATTCAAATTGCAAGCCGCGGACTACGTCCGTTTTTTGCGTTTTATGATTTTGATGGGCCTACAGGACTTATAAAAGTTAAGTTGAATTTCTTTGAATTTATTTCAGGCACACAGTATATACAACCAGTATATCAAATAGGGTTTATTATTATTAACACCATATTTACAGTAGCAATTGCAGTATTATTAGCAATACCAATAGCAGTACTAACATCGCTTTATATAGCTAAAATAGCACCTAAGTGGGCTTCTGTTTTACTTACAACAGTTGTTGAAATGCTAGCAGCTGTTCCATCTATTATTTATGGGATGTTTGGATCGGGTTTTATCGCCAAAGGCGTACAATCTTTTGCAAGACTATTTGGTCGAGAAATTGGGTTAAACTCACTTTTAACAACTATTTTAGTATTAATGATTATGGTTTTACCTACAATTACAATGATGAGCACTTTAGCTATTAAAAGTGTAAGTAAAGAAACAGAGCAAGGTTCACTTGCCTTAGGTGTGACTCCTACTAAGACATATTTTAAAGTTACAATTAAAGCTGCAAAATCAGGTATATTTGCAGGTATCATTTTAGCAATCGGAAGAGCATTAGGTGAGGCAACAGCAGTTTCTTTAGTATCTGGTAATACTGGAAAAGGACCTAATTTTGATTTATTTGGTCCAACTAGAACACTGACATCAACAATCTTAAGTGGATTAAAGGAAACTTCAGGATTTGATTATGATGTTAGATTTTCAATTGGACTAGTATTGATTGTGATCATTTTAGTTTCTAATATAGCGTTAAATTCAGTTAAAAAAAGGATGAGTAGATATGAAAAATAG
- a CDS encoding PstA family ABC transporter permease — protein MKNRKLYDYFGKTLVYGASLISVVVLTLILYFVFSNGLPLLNFKIITGDNEDVITSLKTEKLDKDLLKDIDYEGVGSKRYGIAFKEENGILRVTYISKESPLKNVNIGDYLIEGNYELINDKKEMIQYSLDMGIEAFIAILDKTVEIKSLPVNILGQNSVVKTNSIFKTFDIESKGFVSKRYGVSLIDGKNLEGSNIILVEKIHPDSPFKTTSLYDSDTKSPIEEGDAFYNAGILMWDNEGNLIRFSIKDGAEKMAQALDKTVDITMLPVVLTGGGIRGSIITTLYLIGLTLMIALPIGVFTAVYLHEMAPQNKITELLRSFVDMLTGVPSIIYGLMGAALFIPLSQNIFGSNVIKGASLISGSLTLAVIVLPVIIKSTESSLDVVPKDFKLASLALGANETQTTFKVMLPNAIPGILSAALLSIGRIMGESAALIYAIGTVVKDEVSVFGNGTSLAVHIWSAMQGESPNFALASTISIIILIVVLSLNLLVKLITFRLTKKYH, from the coding sequence ATGAAAAATAGAAAATTATATGATTACTTTGGTAAAACATTAGTCTATGGAGCATCATTAATATCTGTTGTTGTATTAACACTTATTCTATATTTTGTTTTTAGTAATGGATTACCACTGCTTAATTTTAAGATTATTACAGGAGATAATGAAGATGTTATTACTAGTTTAAAAACAGAAAAGTTAGATAAAGACTTACTAAAGGACATTGATTATGAGGGAGTTGGATCTAAGAGATATGGCATAGCCTTTAAAGAAGAAAATGGTATATTAAGAGTTACTTACATATCTAAAGAGTCACCTTTAAAAAATGTTAATATAGGAGACTATTTAATTGAAGGAAATTATGAACTTATAAATGATAAAAAGGAAATGATTCAATATAGTTTAGATATGGGAATTGAAGCTTTTATAGCCATTCTTGATAAGACTGTAGAAATTAAAAGTTTACCTGTAAATATATTAGGACAAAATAGTGTTGTAAAAACAAACTCTATTTTTAAAACATTTGATATAGAATCTAAAGGGTTTGTGTCTAAAAGATATGGGGTCTCTTTGATAGATGGAAAGAACTTAGAAGGTAGTAATATTATTTTAGTTGAAAAGATCCATCCGGATTCACCTTTTAAAACAACTTCTTTATATGATAGTGATACTAAAAGCCCGATAGAAGAAGGAGATGCATTTTATAATGCTGGTATCTTAATGTGGGATAATGAAGGTAATTTGATTAGATTTTCTATCAAAGATGGTGCAGAGAAAATGGCACAAGCTTTGGATAAGACAGTTGATATTACAATGTTGCCTGTTGTATTAACTGGTGGAGGCATTAGAGGCTCTATTATTACAACACTTTACCTGATAGGACTTACTCTTATGATTGCTTTACCAATTGGAGTCTTTACTGCAGTTTATTTACATGAAATGGCTCCACAAAATAAAATAACAGAATTACTAAGAAGCTTTGTGGATATGCTAACTGGGGTTCCGTCTATTATCTATGGTTTAATGGGAGCGGCATTATTTATTCCATTGTCTCAAAATATATTTGGTTCTAATGTGATAAAAGGAGCATCTTTGATTTCAGGGTCACTAACGCTTGCTGTAATTGTCTTGCCAGTTATCATCAAGTCAACAGAATCATCATTAGATGTTGTTCCTAAAGATTTTAAATTAGCATCACTTGCCCTAGGAGCTAATGAAACTCAAACAACATTTAAGGTGATGTTACCCAATGCTATACCAGGTATTTTATCTGCAGCCCTTCTTTCTATTGGGAGAATCATGGGAGAATCAGCCGCATTAATTTATGCAATAGGAACAGTCGTTAAAGATGAAGTATCTGTTTTTGGAAATGGAACATCACTTGCTGTTCACATTTGGAGTGCTATGCAAGGAGAATCGCCTAACTTTGCATTAGCGTCTACGATTTCAATTATTATTCTAATCGTTGTGTTAAGTTTAAATTTACTGGTTAAACTTATAACATTTAGATTAACTAAAAAATATCATTAA
- the pstB gene encoding phosphate ABC transporter ATP-binding protein PstB yields MNAIFDIKHMDLYYGEKQALKDINLSIKEKEVTAFIGPSGCGKSTLLRSLNRMNDLITGCKITGDIEYKERNIYDKKFDVIDLRSKVGMVFQKPNPFPMSIFDNIAYGPRCHGIKNKEQLKVIVEESLKQAALWEEVKDRLKDSAMALSGGQQQRLCIARTLAMKPDVILMDEPTSALDPIATLKIEELVIELKKDYTIIIVTHNMQQAARISDKTAFFYLGELVEYTDTTKLFTNPDKKQTEDYITGKFG; encoded by the coding sequence ATGAATGCAATTTTTGATATCAAACACATGGATTTATATTATGGAGAAAAACAAGCTTTAAAAGATATTAACTTATCCATTAAAGAAAAAGAAGTAACAGCTTTTATAGGACCTTCAGGATGCGGAAAATCAACCCTTCTAAGAAGTCTTAACAGAATGAATGATTTAATTACAGGTTGTAAAATCACAGGAGATATTGAATATAAAGAAAGAAATATTTATGATAAAAAATTTGATGTCATTGATTTGAGATCTAAAGTAGGAATGGTTTTTCAAAAGCCTAATCCTTTTCCAATGAGTATTTTTGATAATATAGCTTATGGCCCAAGATGCCATGGGATTAAAAATAAAGAACAATTAAAAGTGATTGTAGAAGAATCATTAAAACAAGCAGCATTATGGGAAGAAGTTAAGGATAGATTAAAAGATTCAGCTATGGCACTATCAGGTGGGCAACAACAAAGACTTTGCATTGCAAGAACGCTTGCGATGAAACCTGATGTTATTTTAATGGATGAACCGACATCAGCTTTAGACCCGATTGCGACTTTAAAGATTGAAGAACTTGTCATAGAACTTAAAAAAGATTATACTATTATTATAGTAACGCATAATATGCAACAAGCAGCGCGTATTTCTGATAAAACAGCCTTCTTTTATTTAGGCGAATTAGTAGAATATACAGATACAACCAAACTGTTTACAAACCCAGATAAAAAACAAACAGAAGATTATATTACAGGAAAATTCGGATAG
- the phoU gene encoding phosphate signaling complex protein PhoU → MPALRTGLLVAVEEIKTDVVTMADLVLKQIKDSLVAFKENDVNKAQVIIGQDDAVDKMEEDIAKKALRIIWKEQPLAQDLRLVTGILKLITDIERIGDHACDIAEITLHLSNIPNKRVIPVITEMSLKSEEMVLLAIEALVTQDKEKANTVIALDDKVDELFSNIMKKIAQALKDDGIDQEYALSLLMIAKYIERISDHAVNIAEWIIFIVTGNHKTTALF, encoded by the coding sequence ATGCCAGCACTTAGAACAGGATTATTAGTAGCCGTTGAAGAAATTAAAACAGATGTTGTGACAATGGCTGATTTAGTTTTAAAACAAATTAAAGATTCTTTAGTAGCGTTTAAAGAAAATGATGTGAATAAGGCTCAAGTTATTATTGGACAAGATGATGCTGTTGATAAAATGGAAGAAGATATTGCTAAAAAAGCTCTTCGTATTATTTGGAAGGAACAACCCTTAGCTCAAGATTTAAGACTGGTTACAGGAATTTTAAAGCTGATTACTGATATAGAAAGAATTGGTGATCATGCTTGTGATATTGCAGAAATTACTTTACATCTTTCTAATATTCCAAATAAAAGAGTGATTCCAGTAATCACTGAGATGAGTCTTAAAAGTGAAGAAATGGTTTTACTAGCAATTGAAGCTCTTGTGACTCAAGACAAAGAAAAAGCAAATACAGTGATTGCTTTAGATGATAAGGTAGATGAACTATTTTCTAATATTATGAAAAAAATAGCTCAAGCATTAAAAGATGACGGTATTGATCAAGAATATGCACTATCATTATTAATGATTGCTAAATATATTGAACGTATTAGTGATCATGCAGTAAATATTGCAGAATGGATTATTTTTATTGTAACAGGAAACCATAAAACAACTGCATTATTTTAA
- a CDS encoding helix-turn-helix domain-containing protein, translated as MKLTNKEFDILLLLFKNDGKVVKKEVIFEEVWQIKSDVETRTLDMHIKSLRQKIESSNIHIKTVRGVGYQIEDKD; from the coding sequence ATTAAGTTAACTAATAAAGAATTTGATATTTTATTATTACTATTTAAAAATGATGGTAAAGTAGTTAAAAAAGAAGTTATTTTTGAAGAAGTGTGGCAAATTAAAAGTGATGTTGAAACAAGAACACTTGATATGCATATTAAATCATTAAGACAGAAAATAGAATCATCTAACATTCATATTAAAACAGTCAGAGGTGTTGGCTATCAAATTGAAGATAAAGATTAG
- a CDS encoding sensor histidine kinase produces the protein MKIKISITLILYHLVIGLLIVFFGFNSEKWYLAFIIYLIGAGIIISYLVLDERYLKAKLLKILKRTAQIEDTKFEKDELFPMIEQLLIQQQLSSNSILTTYNEYKKQTETILEYISRGLAILDYSGDFIFFNSYFSDFLKVDKSQIYKNYKIVIRDYELKKMIEKTYQSKEQQTKDIEINQKLFQVKIVLLAQEKREQILIIIRDLNDHKLLENVKRDFFSYASHELKTPITAIKGYSELIEHQMVNPEEVIKISKEINHLTEIMNLLVEDMLMLSRLEYSKDGLRKDIFLNDILEEVIKQLKPQMEEKNIILEMDYDKVEYFADPIDMLKLFKNLIENAIKYNKKDGSIKISLKSDETGVRFIVKDSGMGIKDEHKVRVFERFYRVSQGREILGTGLGLAIVKHIVLNYDGKIVLNSVVNEYTEFIILLPKTMKK, from the coding sequence TTGAAGATAAAGATTAGTATTACACTTATTTTGTACCATTTAGTTATAGGGCTATTAATAGTCTTTTTTGGCTTTAACTCTGAAAAATGGTATTTAGCATTTATTATTTATTTGATAGGTGCGGGTATTATTATTTCCTATTTAGTTTTAGATGAAAGATATCTTAAGGCAAAACTTTTAAAAATATTAAAAAGAACTGCACAAATTGAAGATACAAAATTTGAAAAAGATGAACTCTTTCCAATGATTGAACAATTACTTATTCAACAACAACTCTCATCTAATAGTATTCTAACAACCTATAATGAGTATAAAAAACAAACAGAAACAATTTTAGAATATATTAGTAGAGGGCTTGCTATCTTAGACTATAGTGGAGATTTTATCTTTTTTAATAGTTATTTCAGTGACTTTTTAAAAGTAGATAAATCTCAAATATATAAAAATTATAAGATAGTTATTAGAGACTATGAATTAAAAAAAATGATTGAAAAAACCTATCAATCAAAGGAACAACAAACTAAAGATATTGAAATCAATCAAAAGCTCTTTCAAGTTAAAATTGTTTTACTAGCACAAGAAAAAAGAGAACAAATTTTAATCATCATTAGAGATTTAAATGATCATAAATTATTAGAAAATGTTAAAAGAGATTTTTTCTCTTATGCATCTCATGAATTAAAAACACCTATTACAGCTATTAAAGGCTATTCTGAATTAATTGAACACCAAATGGTTAATCCGGAAGAAGTGATTAAAATTTCAAAAGAAATTAATCATTTAACAGAAATTATGAATTTATTAGTAGAAGATATGTTAATGTTATCCAGATTAGAATATTCTAAAGACGGACTAAGAAAAGATATTTTTCTAAATGATATCTTAGAAGAAGTGATCAAACAACTTAAACCTCAAATGGAAGAAAAAAATATTATTTTAGAAATGGATTATGATAAAGTTGAATATTTTGCGGATCCAATTGATATGCTTAAATTGTTTAAAAACTTAATTGAAAATGCCATCAAGTATAACAAGAAAGATGGTAGTATTAAAATTAGTCTTAAAAGCGATGAAACTGGCGTCAGATTCATTGTAAAAGATTCTGGAATGGGGATTAAGGATGAGCACAAAGTAAGGGTTTTTGAACGATTTTACAGGGTAAGTCAAGGAAGAGAGATACTTGGAACAGGACTTGGACTTGCAATTGTGAAACATATTGTGCTTAATTATGATGGAAAAATTGTTTTAAATTCAGTAGTCAATGAGTATACAGAATTTATTATTTTGTTGCCTAAAACAATGAAAAAATAA